A genomic region of Pseudoalteromonas piscicida contains the following coding sequences:
- the flgM gene encoding flagellar biosynthesis anti-sigma factor FlgM, whose translation MVNQVNGQNQSTSVANNVKQQKAELQRNDANSASVKSPATPKAAADSVSLTPQAQQLKTVNEKAQQSSGFDDKKVEELKKAIAEGKYQVDAEKLAKNIAAFEFEIYG comes from the coding sequence ATGGTTAATCAAGTTAACGGTCAGAATCAGTCTACATCCGTTGCTAATAATGTTAAGCAACAGAAAGCTGAATTGCAAAGAAATGATGCCAACAGCGCATCAGTTAAATCACCAGCTACACCAAAAGCAGCTGCGGATTCAGTCAGTCTGACTCCACAAGCGCAACAGCTGAAAACAGTCAACGAAAAAGCGCAGCAATCATCAGGCTTTGACGACAAGAAAGTCGAAGAATTGAAAAAAGCGATTGCAGAAGGCAAGTACCAAGTTGACGCGGAAAAACTCGCCAAAAACATAGCTGCATTTGAGTTCGAAATATATGGATGA
- a CDS encoding chemotaxis protein CheV codes for MAGILDSVNQRTQLVGQNRLELLLFRLQGRQRFGINVFKVREVLQCPALTSMPKSNPLIRGVAHIRGQTISVIDMSLAVGGPPIQDIRNCFIVIAEYNRSVQGFLVSAVERIVNMNWEKIMPPPSGAGRYSYLTAVTEIENELVEILDVEKILNEICPINTEVSADIVSDGEMQKDLGERIVFIADDSAVARNQVKRALEPLGVQTELAKNGKEALIRLREIAEMDCQNNVTERVGLLISDVEMPEMDGYTLTAEIKADPKLAPLHVILHTSLSGVFNQAMIQKVGADDFIAKFNPDELASAVKKWVHCD; via the coding sequence ATGGCAGGTATTTTAGACTCGGTTAACCAACGTACACAGCTGGTTGGACAAAACCGTCTCGAGCTATTACTTTTTCGACTTCAAGGTCGACAGCGCTTCGGCATTAATGTTTTCAAAGTCCGAGAAGTGCTTCAATGTCCAGCATTGACAAGCATGCCCAAGTCAAACCCGCTTATCCGAGGGGTTGCTCATATTCGAGGCCAAACTATATCCGTAATTGATATGTCACTTGCGGTAGGTGGACCTCCTATTCAAGATATTCGTAACTGTTTTATTGTGATTGCAGAATACAACCGTTCAGTCCAAGGTTTTCTAGTCAGTGCAGTAGAACGCATTGTGAATATGAACTGGGAAAAAATAATGCCCCCACCATCTGGGGCAGGTCGTTATTCCTATTTGACAGCGGTTACAGAAATTGAAAACGAGCTAGTTGAAATATTAGACGTAGAAAAGATCCTCAATGAAATTTGCCCAATCAACACAGAAGTCAGTGCTGATATTGTCTCTGATGGTGAAATGCAAAAAGATTTAGGCGAACGTATTGTATTTATCGCTGATGACTCCGCGGTTGCTCGTAATCAGGTCAAACGTGCATTGGAGCCATTAGGTGTTCAGACTGAGCTGGCAAAGAACGGCAAAGAAGCACTTATCAGGCTTCGCGAAATTGCGGAAATGGACTGTCAAAATAATGTCACCGAGCGAGTTGGGCTATTGATTTCTGACGTTGAAATGCCAGAAATGGATGGTTATACGCTAACGGCTGAAATAAAAGCTGATCCAAAATTAGCGCCATTGCATGTGATACTCCATACTTCACTGAGTGGTGTATTTAATCAGGCCATGATTCAGAAAGTGGGCGCTGATGATTTTATTGCTAAGTTTAACCCAGATGAATTAGCTTCAGCGGTTAAAAAATGGGTTCATTGTGATTAA
- the flgA gene encoding flagellar basal body P-ring formation chaperone FlgA: MSLLKKTHYIQFFCLFAYFIGVDYGYCQQYDNKTLEQSAIEFVEPNVEQDPDSQLSLTAIPLDSRIPARDCQSPLQYSTAMAPPFDTQVTVQIRCNDTLSWTQYVHVRIDHLFPILVSATMLEKGRVIQDEDVKIEYQPKRFRRVSYVEDKSILIGSRSKRNIREGQAFTQAHICMVCKGDTVTIIAKSGGLVIKTQGEAQQDGNRGELINIKNSRSGKTLRARVIEVETVEVNL; this comes from the coding sequence ATGAGTTTGTTAAAAAAAACCCATTACATTCAGTTTTTTTGTTTGTTCGCTTATTTTATAGGCGTTGATTATGGTTATTGTCAGCAATATGACAACAAAACTTTAGAACAAAGCGCTATAGAATTTGTTGAACCGAATGTAGAGCAGGATCCCGATAGTCAGCTGTCACTGACTGCGATACCACTTGATTCAAGAATTCCAGCACGGGATTGTCAATCGCCGTTGCAATATAGTACAGCGATGGCTCCGCCTTTTGATACTCAAGTGACAGTTCAAATTAGATGCAACGATACCCTCAGCTGGACTCAATACGTCCACGTACGTATCGATCACCTCTTCCCCATATTAGTTAGCGCAACCATGTTAGAAAAAGGCCGTGTTATTCAAGATGAAGATGTAAAAATAGAGTATCAGCCAAAACGTTTTCGCAGAGTTTCTTATGTTGAAGATAAGTCGATACTAATAGGTAGTCGCAGCAAACGTAATATAAGAGAAGGCCAAGCCTTTACTCAAGCCCATATCTGCATGGTCTGCAAAGGCGATACTGTGACGATTATTGCTAAATCAGGTGGACTCGTGATCAAAACTCAAGGAGAAGCGCAGCAAGATGGCAACCGTGGTGAACTGATTAATATTAAAAACTCTCGCTCTGGCAAAACCTTACGTGCTAGAGTAATAGAAGTGGAAACAGTAGAGGTGAATTTATAA
- a CDS encoding flagellar hook assembly protein FlgD — MSNNVNATSSTGVDSLYWDRQKQAEEKKPRDELSQEDFFSLLTQQLSFQDPSKPADNDQMIAQMTSFTMAEGISKLNENFDSLAASMTSNSALQASTLIGKKALLESTTLEHGDDALTKGSVIVQEPVQNLSVGIYDESGALVKTLEFGEQSVGAVRFDWDGKNKDGEMMPPGEYTIKAEGMIEGEYQTLPSATFRNIDSVNVNGANGIVINTKEGAVRLTDIAEIA; from the coding sequence ATGAGTAATAATGTAAATGCCACTTCTTCAACGGGTGTAGATTCACTCTACTGGGATAGGCAAAAACAGGCCGAGGAGAAAAAGCCCAGAGATGAGCTATCGCAAGAAGATTTCTTCTCGCTGCTTACTCAACAGCTCTCTTTCCAAGATCCAAGTAAGCCTGCGGACAACGATCAAATGATCGCGCAGATGACAAGTTTTACTATGGCCGAGGGGATCTCAAAGTTAAATGAAAACTTTGACTCGTTGGCTGCATCAATGACTTCTAACTCGGCGCTTCAAGCATCAACGCTGATTGGTAAAAAAGCATTACTCGAATCAACGACGTTAGAACATGGCGATGATGCACTTACCAAAGGCTCGGTGATTGTACAGGAACCAGTTCAGAATCTATCAGTGGGTATCTATGATGAATCTGGAGCGCTTGTTAAGACGCTTGAGTTTGGCGAACAAAGTGTGGGCGCAGTGCGATTCGATTGGGATGGTAAGAATAAAGATGGCGAGATGATGCCCCCTGGTGAATACACCATAAAAGCGGAAGGCATGATTGAAGGTGAATATCAGACTTTACCTTCGGCCACATTTAGAAATATAGACAGTGTTAATGTTAATGGTGCTAACGGCATCGTCATTAATACCAAAGAAGGCGCGGTGCGCTTAACTGATATTGCTGAAATAGCATAG
- a CDS encoding CheR family methyltransferase, with protein sequence MENKHLEQKEYDQFRTFLEQQCGIVLGDNKLYLVKSRLAPLMARFGVETLSSLVAKTLSPHERQLRAAVVDAMTTNETLWFRDTYPFELIKSKILPEFKDLRRPVKIWSAASSSGQEPYSIAMSASEYVSKSPGALKMGVQIVGTDISNTMLDMCKNAEYDALALARGLSPERRKKFFMDSGNGMAKVVEPIRKMVSFRHLNLLDSYALMGKFDVIFCRNVLIYFSPEVKAKIISQFAQSLNPNGYLFLGASESMAGLSDDFNMIRCNPGIIYQKKT encoded by the coding sequence TTGGAAAATAAGCATTTAGAGCAAAAAGAGTACGATCAATTTAGAACCTTTTTGGAGCAACAGTGCGGTATTGTACTGGGTGACAATAAATTGTACTTGGTCAAAAGCCGACTCGCTCCTCTGATGGCTCGCTTTGGTGTGGAAACACTTTCGTCCTTAGTAGCTAAAACACTCAGTCCCCATGAGCGGCAATTGCGTGCCGCTGTGGTGGATGCGATGACAACGAATGAAACACTTTGGTTTAGGGATACTTATCCGTTCGAGCTAATTAAATCGAAAATCTTACCAGAGTTTAAAGACTTGAGACGTCCAGTTAAGATTTGGTCGGCGGCAAGCTCATCAGGACAAGAGCCATATTCAATCGCGATGTCTGCGAGTGAGTATGTGAGTAAAAGCCCAGGTGCGCTGAAAATGGGTGTGCAGATCGTTGGTACAGACATTTCTAACACCATGCTGGATATGTGTAAGAATGCTGAATATGACGCGTTGGCGTTGGCGCGAGGGTTATCGCCTGAGCGCAGAAAGAAATTTTTTATGGATAGTGGCAATGGAATGGCTAAGGTCGTTGAACCGATCCGTAAAATGGTCAGTTTTAGGCATTTAAATCTGTTAGATTCTTATGCATTGATGGGTAAGTTTGATGTTATTTTCTGCCGTAACGTCTTGATCTACTTTTCACCGGAAGTGAAAGCCAAAATCATTTCGCAATTTGCTCAGTCGTTAAACCCTAATGGTTATTTGTTTTTAGGTGCGTCAGAATCGATGGCGGGGTTGAGTGACGACTTTAATATGATCCGTTGTAATCCTGGGATTATCTACCAGAAAAAGACTTAA
- the flgC gene encoding flagellar basal body rod protein FlgC has protein sequence MSLYNVFDIAGSGMSAQNVRLNTTASNISNANSVSSSQDTVYRARHPVFAAELSKAAASQNNVAGSSVGVKVLGVVESDKPLQVEYNPNHPSADANGYIYKPNVNVVEEMANMISASRSYQTNVQVADAAKQMLSKTLQLGQR, from the coding sequence ATGAGTTTATATAACGTTTTCGATATTGCGGGTTCAGGAATGAGTGCACAGAATGTGCGACTAAATACCACCGCAAGTAATATCTCAAACGCAAACTCAGTGAGTTCTAGCCAAGATACCGTGTATCGCGCTAGGCACCCTGTATTTGCCGCAGAACTTTCCAAAGCTGCAGCTTCCCAGAATAATGTTGCGGGATCTTCAGTTGGAGTAAAAGTCTTAGGTGTGGTTGAGAGCGACAAGCCGCTTCAAGTTGAGTACAACCCAAACCACCCAAGTGCTGACGCAAATGGCTACATTTATAAACCGAATGTGAATGTGGTAGAGGAGATGGCAAACATGATTTCTGCTTCTCGCTCTTACCAAACCAATGTTCAAGTTGCAGACGCTGCAAAGCAAATGCTTAGTAAAACATTGCAACTAGGCCAGCGCTAA
- the flgB gene encoding flagellar basal body rod protein FlgB, whose protein sequence is MAISFDKALGIHQHTMLLRSQRAEILASNIANADTPGYKAKDIDFASALKAAKTMQRSGNDMVRTDAKHLSGGTKMSNSSELYRSPNQADTGDGNSVDIQVERNLYVQNALEYQASLQFLGGKFSGLKKALGGQGA, encoded by the coding sequence ATGGCAATTAGTTTCGATAAAGCGTTGGGTATACATCAGCATACTATGCTGCTTCGCTCACAACGCGCTGAAATTCTAGCAAGCAATATCGCAAACGCAGACACTCCAGGATACAAAGCTAAAGATATTGACTTTGCTAGTGCTTTAAAAGCGGCAAAGACAATGCAAAGAAGCGGCAATGATATGGTTAGAACAGATGCAAAACACCTTAGTGGTGGTACCAAAATGAGTAATTCATCTGAACTATATCGTTCGCCAAATCAAGCAGATACAGGTGATGGTAACTCAGTTGATATACAAGTGGAACGAAACTTGTATGTACAAAATGCATTAGAGTACCAAGCCAGTTTGCAATTTCTTGGTGGTAAGTTCAGTGGTCTTAAAAAGGCACTCGGTGGGCAAGGGGCATAA
- the flgN gene encoding flagellar protein FlgN, translating to MDDLVRLCHHKLSEQISTLEAMTQLLARELDELASRRGDNLKEIAREKLTLISKLQKLDNELSKTESHVFEHNEVAPLVTKVRALLSECQTKNEINAKTAHQANVSTRELKGILIGAPTSITYGQDGSVKSSDSELVRNLKA from the coding sequence ATGGATGATTTGGTTCGGCTTTGCCACCACAAACTTTCTGAACAAATCTCAACGCTAGAAGCGATGACCCAGCTTCTGGCGCGTGAGCTTGACGAGCTTGCATCTCGGCGTGGCGACAACTTAAAAGAAATCGCTCGTGAAAAGCTAACTCTCATTTCAAAACTGCAAAAGCTCGACAATGAATTGTCAAAAACAGAGTCTCACGTCTTTGAACACAATGAAGTAGCCCCGCTCGTTACTAAAGTGCGAGCACTACTCAGTGAATGCCAAACCAAAAATGAAATCAATGCTAAAACTGCTCATCAGGCGAATGTAAGCACACGTGAATTAAAAGGGATCTTAATTGGCGCACCAACTTCGATTACATATGGTCAGGATGGTAGTGTTAAAAGTAGCGACAGTGAGTTAGTACGTAACCTAAAGGCGTAG